The window TCAGCCGCCGACGCGCTCCGACCTCCGCCCTCGCGCTGAGGTCTCCCTTCCCCCAGGGTTTTTTGGGGGAAGGGCCGGGGATGGGGGCCTCTATCCGCATGAGCGAATCGTTGTGCCCGGCACGATCCCCCCGCATTCGTCCTCCTGACGCGGAGGATTGCACGCCGGATTGAGAACCCTTGCCCGGCACCCGCGCGCCCATATATTCAACCGCATGGTTGAGCATCATCCACCAGCCCCGCAGTCGCAGCCGCTGGACGACACGCTGATGGCGATCGCCGATCCCACGCGGCGGGCGATTCTGCAGCGGCTTGCCGGGGGCGAGGCGCGCGTCACCGACCTGGCCCGGCCCTTCGCCATGTCGCTGAACGCCATTTCCAAGCACATCCGCGTGCTGGAGCGCGCGCGCTTGGTGCGCCGCCGCCGCTCCGGGCGCGAGCACCTCCTGTCGCTCGATCCCGCGCCGCTGGACGAGGCCGCCGCGTGGATCGAAACGCATCGCACGCGGTGGTCCGCCCAACTGCACGCGCTCGACGCCATCCTCCAGGCCGAAGACGCGGCCGAGCGTTCCCCATCCACCCCGCTCACCGAACAGACATGAACGCGCAGACGCCGGTCATGGTTCAGGTACGTCACCGCTTCACCGCGTCCGCAGAGCGCGTGTTCGACGCGTGGCTCAACCCGGCCACGGCCGGACGCTGGCTTTTTGCGACACCGGCGGGC of the Longimicrobium terrae genome contains:
- a CDS encoding ArsR/SmtB family transcription factor, encoding MVEHHPPAPQSQPLDDTLMAIADPTRRAILQRLAGGEARVTDLARPFAMSLNAISKHIRVLERARLVRRRRSGREHLLSLDPAPLDEAAAWIETHRTRWSAQLHALDAILQAEDAAERSPSTPLTEQT